A window of the Pirellulales bacterium genome harbors these coding sequences:
- a CDS encoding PQQ-dependent sugar dehydrogenase codes for MRGAFFGCAAVLLLAATATTALALTSPVVKGSISIKLNLVATVPSAQGAPQDLVSANDGTGRLFVTTRNGDVDILKGGALNSAMPFLNLPADGISVYTGGEGGFSGLAFSPSFTTNGKFYTFDTEPFSSANPATAGFSSPELLPNGTTTPNNQILIREWTVSTTTPDFANATSRILLRINHPEDNHQGGSLKFGPDGNLYIGLGDGGGNDFNVSVTSATDGHNNTIGNGQDTTVPFGKILRIDPNGTNSANGQYGIPSTNPFASGAGGNLKEIYAYGFRNPYRFSFDSATGALWVGDVGQSNREEIDTVTGGGNYGWPFREGTRDNSGSNGSGRTTPGGFTSIAPVGEYTHGDGEAIIGGFVYHGSLIPALQGKYVFGDLGGTSGATGRMFYMDTTTGAISEFNYLGSTVPTSNLYGYGQDSNGELYALFSNGNIVALVPEPSSFVLLVLATAASFVALRQRQLQKSLRKVAC; via the coding sequence ATGCGTGGAGCATTCTTCGGCTGCGCCGCCGTCCTACTGTTGGCAGCGACCGCCACAACTGCTTTGGCGTTGACCAGCCCGGTTGTCAAAGGATCAATTTCTATCAAATTGAATCTCGTGGCAACCGTTCCGTCTGCCCAAGGCGCGCCGCAAGATCTGGTTTCCGCCAACGATGGCACGGGCCGGCTATTTGTCACCACCCGCAACGGCGATGTCGATATTTTGAAGGGCGGCGCGTTAAATTCAGCGATGCCGTTTTTAAATTTGCCGGCGGACGGAATTTCGGTATACACCGGTGGCGAGGGTGGATTCTCGGGCTTGGCGTTTAGTCCCAGTTTCACGACCAACGGCAAGTTCTACACTTTCGATACTGAGCCGTTCAGTTCGGCCAATCCCGCGACCGCGGGCTTCAGCTCACCGGAACTTCTGCCCAACGGTACGACCACGCCCAACAACCAAATTTTGATTCGCGAATGGACCGTTTCTACGACAACTCCAGATTTTGCGAATGCCACTTCGCGGATATTGCTGCGCATCAATCATCCGGAAGATAACCATCAAGGCGGATCATTGAAATTCGGTCCCGACGGAAATTTATACATTGGCTTGGGCGATGGCGGCGGCAACGATTTCAATGTCAGCGTTACCTCCGCGACCGATGGCCACAACAACACCATTGGCAACGGCCAAGATACGACGGTTCCCTTCGGAAAAATATTGCGGATTGATCCTAACGGTACCAACAGCGCTAATGGTCAATACGGCATTCCGTCAACCAATCCGTTTGCCTCCGGCGCGGGAGGCAACTTGAAGGAAATCTATGCTTACGGCTTTCGCAATCCTTATCGCTTTAGCTTCGATTCCGCCACCGGCGCGCTGTGGGTCGGCGATGTCGGACAAAGCAATCGGGAAGAAATCGACACCGTGACCGGCGGTGGCAATTATGGCTGGCCGTTTCGTGAAGGAACCCGCGATAACAGCGGCTCCAACGGTTCGGGGCGCACCACGCCTGGTGGTTTCACTTCGATTGCCCCCGTCGGCGAGTACACCCACGGCGACGGCGAGGCCATTATCGGCGGTTTCGTGTATCACGGCTCCCTGATTCCAGCACTCCAGGGAAAATATGTCTTTGGCGATTTGGGGGGAACGTCTGGTGCCACCGGCCGCATGTTCTACATGGACACAACCACGGGCGCTATTAGCGAATTCAATTATTTGGGCAGCACCGTACCAACCTCCAACTTGTATGGCTACGGCCAAGATTCCAACGGTGAGTTGTACGCCCTATTCTCCAACGGCAACATCGTGGCCTTGGTGCCCGAGCCCAGTTCGTTCGTGCTGTTGGTTTTGGCTACCGCGGCGTCATTCGTTGCTTTGCGGCAGCGGCAGTTACAAAAATCGCTGCGCAAAGTTGCCTGCTAA
- a CDS encoding phospholipase C, phosphocholine-specific, which translates to MQTRREFLKNAALFSGSMALWGALDGPIRKALAIDPEPGSTFLDAEHIVLLMQENRSFDHCFGTLQGVRGYNDPRAITLANNNPVWVQTSAAGKSYVPFRLNINDTKATWMGFLPHNWASQVDARNHGQYDKWLEAKRSGHKEYADIPLTLGYYNRQDIPFYYSLADAFTVCDQHFCSSITPTLPNRLYYWTGSVRQQQTPESAACVRNEQIMDELLVGWKTFPERLEDLGISWRIYQNELTVPTGLTKEEEPWLGSFGCNVMEYFQQYHVRANPRHRAYFLKIQPELPRKIAALKQQLSDEKISAAETTRLKKELEDLTKELKQVELERAHWDEEEFDKLPPRAKSLYEKAFTTNSGDPAYRQLSELTYSADGAHRHVQVPKGDVLHQFREDVANGKLPTVTWLVAPERLSDHPESAWYGAWYISESLKILTDNPEVWKKTVFILTYDENDGYYDHQPPFVCPNPLKPETGFASKGVDTSLDYVQLAADEKLQGKVRGPARESPIGLGYRVPMVIASPWNRGGCVCSQLFDNTSVLMFLEKFLTHKIGQSVVETNISSWRRTVCGDLTSAFQPSPKEGESNPAYFARDPFVEHIYQAQFKPLPAGYHTLSEAEIDQIRKDPPGSPLMHHQETGIRPSCPLPYDLRVNGSLNSDATAFRIQFAVKKERLGERAVGCPFIVYARTHHNEMSIRNYAVSAGDTLEDVWLLRDFEGGNYHLQVYGPNGFFREFMGSAEDPALEILPEYSTASSSDQTLSGNIELQVVNHDKQREFEIQILDRSYKASDRTHTVPAGGKSAIVIDTQNSHHWYDFEVRVAKVGGYHRRFAGRVETGQWGFSDPAMGRVLG; encoded by the coding sequence ATGCAAACTCGACGCGAGTTTTTGAAAAACGCCGCATTATTCTCCGGTTCGATGGCGCTGTGGGGCGCGCTCGACGGCCCCATTCGCAAGGCACTGGCCATTGATCCTGAGCCAGGCAGCACTTTTTTGGACGCCGAACACATTGTCCTTTTGATGCAGGAGAACCGCTCGTTCGACCATTGTTTTGGAACACTTCAAGGCGTGCGCGGCTATAACGATCCGCGCGCCATTACGCTCGCTAACAACAATCCCGTTTGGGTGCAAACGAGCGCAGCCGGAAAAAGCTACGTTCCCTTCCGGTTGAACATCAACGATACCAAAGCCACGTGGATGGGCTTCTTGCCGCACAATTGGGCCAGCCAGGTCGATGCCCGCAATCACGGCCAGTACGACAAGTGGCTGGAAGCCAAGCGCTCCGGCCACAAGGAATATGCCGACATTCCGCTCACCTTGGGCTACTACAATCGGCAAGATATTCCCTTTTACTACTCGCTCGCCGATGCCTTTACGGTGTGCGATCAGCATTTTTGCTCATCGATTACGCCCACGCTGCCCAACCGGCTGTATTACTGGACGGGCTCCGTCCGTCAGCAGCAAACGCCGGAGTCCGCGGCGTGCGTGCGCAATGAACAAATCATGGATGAACTTTTGGTCGGCTGGAAAACGTTCCCTGAACGTCTGGAAGATTTGGGCATTTCGTGGCGAATTTACCAAAACGAGCTAACCGTGCCGACCGGTTTGACTAAAGAAGAAGAACCGTGGCTAGGCAGCTTTGGCTGCAATGTGATGGAATACTTTCAGCAATATCACGTGCGGGCCAACCCACGGCATCGGGCATACTTTCTCAAGATACAGCCCGAACTGCCGAGAAAAATTGCGGCGCTGAAGCAGCAATTGTCTGACGAAAAGATCTCGGCGGCGGAAACAACGCGGCTCAAAAAAGAGCTGGAAGATTTGACGAAAGAACTCAAGCAAGTGGAGTTGGAGCGCGCTCATTGGGACGAGGAAGAGTTCGACAAACTCCCGCCTCGCGCCAAAAGTTTGTATGAAAAGGCGTTTACCACCAACTCCGGCGATCCTGCCTATCGGCAGCTTAGCGAGTTAACGTACAGCGCCGATGGCGCCCATCGCCACGTTCAAGTGCCCAAAGGAGATGTGCTGCATCAATTCCGCGAAGATGTCGCCAACGGAAAATTGCCGACGGTTACCTGGCTGGTGGCGCCGGAGCGGCTTTCCGACCATCCGGAGTCGGCCTGGTACGGAGCCTGGTACATTTCCGAATCGCTGAAAATTCTTACCGACAACCCCGAAGTCTGGAAGAAAACCGTTTTCATTTTGACGTACGACGAAAATGACGGCTATTACGATCATCAGCCGCCGTTTGTTTGCCCCAATCCGCTTAAACCCGAAACCGGTTTTGCTTCCAAGGGGGTCGACACCAGTTTGGATTACGTGCAACTGGCGGCCGACGAAAAACTGCAAGGAAAAGTGCGCGGGCCGGCGCGCGAAAGCCCCATCGGCTTGGGCTACCGCGTGCCCATGGTCATTGCTTCCCCCTGGAACCGCGGCGGTTGCGTTTGTTCCCAACTGTTCGACAACACTTCGGTGCTGATGTTCCTGGAAAAATTCCTCACGCACAAAATTGGGCAGAGCGTTGTGGAAACGAACATTAGCTCTTGGCGGCGCACGGTATGCGGCGATTTAACTTCCGCCTTCCAACCCTCCCCGAAGGAGGGCGAGAGCAATCCCGCCTACTTCGCCCGCGATCCATTTGTCGAGCACATTTATCAGGCGCAGTTTAAGCCGCTGCCTGCGGGGTATCACACGCTCAGCGAGGCGGAAATCGACCAAATTCGCAAAGATCCTCCTGGTTCGCCGCTAATGCATCATCAAGAGACTGGAATTCGCCCCTCCTGCCCTTTGCCTTATGATTTGCGCGTCAACGGTTCGCTGAATTCCGACGCAACCGCCTTTCGAATTCAATTTGCAGTGAAAAAGGAGCGCCTGGGCGAACGCGCCGTAGGATGCCCCTTTATCGTGTATGCTCGAACGCACCACAACGAAATGAGTATCCGCAATTATGCGGTTTCAGCCGGCGACACCTTGGAAGATGTGTGGCTGCTGCGCGACTTCGAGGGCGGCAACTATCATCTGCAAGTTTACGGCCCCAACGGTTTCTTCCGCGAATTTATGGGCAGCGCTGAAGATCCCGCTTTGGAAATCCTCCCGGAATATTCCACCGCGAGTTCCAGCGATCAAACACTCAGCGGCAACATTGAATTGCAGGTTGTCAATCACGACAAGCAGCGCGAATTCGAAATCCAAATTCTCGATCGTTCGTACAAAGCCAGTGATCGTACGCACACCGTGCCGGCTGGCGGCAAGTCAGCAATCGTGATCGACACGCAGAACAGCCATCACTGGTACGATTTTGAAGTGCGCGTTGCAAAAGTCGGCGGCTACCATCGCCGCTTCGCCGGGCGAGTCGAAACGGGCCAATGGGGCTTCAGCGATCCGGCCATGGGTCGAGTCCTCGGATAA